CTGTCCTCACAGACTCTATCCCATTTCTGAGTACAGATCTATCAGCTCTGCACACCTCCTGGAGAGAtggtgctgctttagtgtgggTTCAGGTGTAACAAACTACCTCAGCTGTGTAACTAAGGGCAGAAGCTCCCAGGACATACTGGAGATCATTTCTCATGCAGTGCCAATGGCAGAACCAAAGCACATATTCCAACTTTATGTCCCATCACTACTCCTCCAAAAGGATTTCTGCTTGGTCCATAGTACAGGCATCAATTCTTACACCAGGACTCTTGGCTGACAACAAGCACTTGGCTTTACTCAGTCCAAGACCGGCCCTGAGACATCAGTGGTGGAGGCCCAAAATGTGACTTCTTGTGTAGGTTTGTGTTTCTCCACCTGTgacactgcctgtgctgcctgggATCTCTGCACCCCATTAAAACCTCATTAAAAACCCCTTTGTGTGTGTGACTCAGAGCCACCACTGCCAAGGCCAAGGGGTCTTACAGCGACACAAGCACAACAGCTGAGGGATGTGGAAGGAAGAGCAGTTAATCcagggaaagaggaaggagagaggagattTCAAATTCTGATTTGGGGTGAGAGAGCATGATGCTGATTTTGTGTTAGACTGGAAAACACCCACCCAGCTTCTGCAAGGAGCAGAGAGAAGCCAGCGTTCCCACAGGCagcccctcctctgcccaggggcaggggcactgctgtgccctgcccggAGGGGCTGCCTGTGCCGGGCACCAGCGGCCTCAGCACACACCACGTTTGCACCAGCAACCTACAGCTGCCTCCTAGAGTGCTGTTCCCAGAAAtccccccgctcccgcccctGAAAAGGCGCCAGAGATGCACTTACCTGGTGGGAGAAAGGCTGTATGCTGCTGTAACTGCATGTTGGCAAGAGCTTGCTGGTATTGGAAGATACCAGTGTTAAAGACTGCGGTGGCACCATTGGTTTTTTCAAGCGCAGGCCTCTTTGGTAAGGGGGGAAGTACAGCTTGAGGAATTCCCTGAATGGTGGATGGGTATAAAAATAAAGTCcagtaacaaaaagaaaaaaaaaaagggagggggtGGGTGGGTTTGGAGGAGaatgggagggaaggagggagggagggaggagaaaaggagagagaaaaaggaaaaaagaaaaatcagtagAAGGCAAAATAACCAGGCAGCACCATGTTTCTCCATGAGCAAGCAAGCGGCATAGCAGACTGAACTACCAAATAAAAGGCGAGGGAACAGCTTTCCAGGGAGCACTGTTTGCCTGCCACGACAGCGGCACAGGGACCGGCGGGACAGCCGCTGCGGGCACCGGCATCAGCGCCACGCCAGGGAAAGCTTTGGGTGGGCCAGGAGCCAGGCTCTCGGGGAAGCAGCACTGCTAGCTCCATGAGGATCACACGTAGAAGCCATGTTAATAGTCACCGTCTGGAGTGGATGGCAGGGCCGTGGTGACACCCCAGTCCCCGGGCCCCAGCGCTGCCCGGGCATGCAGAGCGCGCCACATGCCGGCCCCGGCCGCCTCCGCGCCACCAAGCCATGCCAACGCCCCTGCGCCGGCACCcgggaagggacagggacagggacaggggacaggggacaggggacgggaaggggccggcggggcgcgggggcggcgggggctgcagggagggcaccCAGCCTGGCCCGGCCGCCCGCACGCCCTTTGCCGGGGACGCGGGGAGGGAATCCGGGATGTTCCATTTCTACACATTAACCCCAAACTCGACTCTACGATACAGCTACATGCCAAGCTAAAAGGTGAAAGGTCATAGTACCAGGTCAAAGGTTGCCTCGAGGGGTCGCTTCAGTGATTTGACAGCCGACTGAGTCTTAATTAGCAGGCAGCGAGCACATGATGGCAATGGCCAGTGGGGTCAAGCGCATTAACATAAACAGCAAGCAGAGGTGCGTCATGGGGGCAGCAGTGCATTTGGGGAGgtgagaaaaaacaaataaaaacaaatcacCGGATGCCGTGTACAACGGTAACAAGACTAGGCATGCACGGGCCGACGGGCAGGGCAGCGGGGCAGCAGGGGGTGCCCAGGCCGGGCGGGCCGCGGGGCTCACGGCCACGCACGGCCGGGCCCccgcccgggccgggcccgcggcCACCGCCTCGCCCCGCCGGCCCTGCCGCCCCCACTGTGCTCCGCTTCCCACACCCACGGGCTCAGCACAGGCGGGACCCtctgccaccacagccccccGGTGCTGCCCTCGCCTCGCCAGCACACCAGCTCCTCACGgggcccaggcctggctgctACAGCTACGGGCCTGCACTAGCGCCGGGGACAGCCACCGCCAGCCCTCGGGGACACGGGACGGGGACAGCAGCGACACGGTCAATCCACTCCAAACTGCACCTCTACAAACACCAACTTACAGAAACTAAACACGGGCTTATCTAGCTGTGCAGCTGGACAGATACACATCTGCCCACACACAGATGTACAGCCAACCAGAGCCACAAGGAGCCCACACGTACAGACACGCACACACGTATGCACGCACAGAGGTACACACGGGAACTCCGGACATCGGCAGGCAAAATTAGTCAAACACCTCAATGGCCTGGAACTACTTCACAGCAGATCTGGCACCACATGCTGAGAAAGCTCATTGCACCACGTAGTGACCGGGGTCCCCAAGCACACGCACCCTCCTCAGCAAGGACAAACACACATCCACCATTGCCTCTCCTCAATGCACGTCTACGTCCACAAGTGCTCCCACACTCACCATGGCAGCTGCAGTCGCTGCTGCTTGGGCAGCTGCAGCTTGGTTAACCTGGTACTGGGCAGCCTTGATCTTGGCTTGCAGGTGTGCAGGAGGgtgaaaatatttgcactttTCCCGGGAACACCTCCCTTTGATGTAATCCATGCAGACGGTGACGGTGTTGTCGTTGGTGTCGATCATGGCGCTGTCGGCGGGGTGAGCGAAGCGGCAGTCGTTCTCCCCCCTGTTGCAGTTCCCACGCTGGTACTCTCGACAAACCTGTGAcaccaggaaaagaaagccACTTACTTTTGGTGGTGGGTGTTGCAGGcacagcttggagcagagacaAGCTTTCTGAAAATCTGCCAGAGCACCAGGAGGAAGGGGCCTGGCCCAGGTGGTGCAGTGCAGTGGGATGGAGGGCTCAGGGACATGGCAGCAGAGACTGGCTTCTCCAGAGCCACTTCTGATGTCAAGGAGCACGAAACCCCACCGTGACCAGAGCCAAGCACGCAGCAGCCATCACTCTGGCTCCCACTTAGCTGCCCAGGGGGCTGTTTCTGTCTCCTGAAATGTGCCGTGGCTGCTCTTGGGCACCACCTAAGATGCTCGAGCACCCCAAGATGCTCGGCCATGCCCTGCTGtgacctggctgtgctgcatgTGCTCATTAAGGTGAGTGGACGGTGTGTGGCCACCCCCAGGGAGCCCCACTGCGTGGGCACCCTGTGTCCGTGTGCCCCCACAATCCAGGTGCCTGCCAGGAGAGAGCAAGCCGAGCCCatggtggtggcacagcccctgtgctgcccagccaTCACCCTGGGGAGGTGGGGAATAGCAGTGGCCACAGCCGGAGCCACCACTGCTCTCGTGGTCACACACCAGCAGCCAGATGGAGCTGAGGGCTCagacactgcagctgcttgggTGACAgcccctgcagtgtccccatgggctccagccagccctgagcccacaCAGACCCCCGGCCCCCAGCCACCCCAGCACCACAGACACAGACTGTGTCACCAGTGGGACAAACACTGGCCTCCTCTGGCAACCCTGTGCCAACCCTGTGTCTGACAGACTGACGTGGGCTCCTATCATGGTCAGTTCTCCCCAAACTGCCAACAAAACACACTTTGCATTCCAGATTTCCAAAGGCCATAGGAAACAAAGGGACAAAATAAAGCCCTTTAGTAGATGGAATTTCCTGCTCAAGGTGGGTGCCTGTGAGCTTGGATTGAAAGTGTTTCCTTAAGGACCTTGGCTCTGATCCCTGCAACAACCCAGATTTTGGTTTCCCTTCACACCAGTCCTCTGGCTGCTGTTTAACCCTCGTGCCACTGCCACAGCCATCTGCAAATCCTCCATGGGTATGAACTGACCCCCtgcaggaccaggaccaggtCAGGTGTGAAAACATTTGTCCAGGGCCATTCCCACACAACCCTGTTCATGGGCTTTTTTCACATGGTGACAGACACTCCAGGGGTGTACTGGCACCTGAGCCATGTGAGCCAGGCCCAGCCCCTCCATGGCCCCTGCTCATCCCATGCCCTCTTGCTCAGGGCTCACAGAACAGATTCTGCAGCATGCCTCAAACAGCTCAGGCAAACTCCTGGGCTGGAAAAGATCCACTGGCCTGCCAGGTAATCCTGCAGCCAGATCCTTCCCCTGGCTCAGTCCCCTGCAGTGACACATGCCAGGCAGCACAACAGTCCTGACTGCCCCGAGCTGACCAGCTCCAAGAACTTCTAAGCTGCTTCTTTCTGGCAAAGCATGGCATGTAAGAACCAAGCAAGAAAGAGCAGCTTGGCTGTGGTCATTCCTGACTTGGGAACACTTCTAATAGAACATGATGGCATTCCAACAGAAACAGCTGTTTTTGATAAAGCATTAGGCAATTCATTCTTCTCTCACTTCCCTGTCCTTCTTGCTTCTTTTCTAGTTCACTGAAGAACCACACTTTGTTCAAGATATTTCCTGAAGGGGAGGAGTGTGAGGAAAGCTGTGGAAAAGCCTGAAGCCATGACATTTCCATCCTGAGATGCAGATTCCTTACAGGAGTGGCTGAAAGCACTGGACACCCAACATCTGCATGCTGTCAGTGTGAAATCCAGATGAAAGCAATCCCAGTGCTAGTATCAGTCCGCCACCTCACTTCACCAAGACTCACATTAATTCAGGAGACACAGTGCTGCCcaacagagctgtgcctgcatcCCTGAAAACCCCAGGTGTGCTTACTGAGAGCTTTCagcctgggaacagcctgggTCTGTATGCCAGAACGTGTGCTGACTTAATTCCTGACAGAGTATACCAcccttgaaaataaatatttaaaattctaaGCAGAACCAATCACACTCCAAGATTAGATGCTAACATCATTGTGGTTATTTTTCTCCAGGACAGTTCATTCCAAGGGAGAGTGAGTGGAGCCTTATAAAGCTCTGATCATGCCATAACAAATGGCaatgccacagcagcagctccctggaagAGCAGGTAGacactgctggctcctctgGGAGGTAATAGCCAGGTCATGCAGAATCTCCAAAATCCATTCTGCATTTCTGTAGCCTATAAAGTACATTCAAATATTTCGCTATTCATAAAAATTACATGCTTGTTTAGTGTTTGGATACTAAATTTGGATGCTCCTGATCAGATGACCACTGTACTGGAAAGCATTTGCAAATTATGTTCTCACCTACATGTGTCACTGTTTAAACTGAATTTGCATAAGGGAAAAACAGTATTGTGACCCTAAGAGTGCTGCTCTAGCATCTCCCTCTCATGCAGAGGAGCTTGGCTCAGCAGTGCACCACTTCTCTGAATGCAGTGTCCAGAGGGACAAATCCTGCACACTGAGGTCCCAGATGACATCAGCTCCCTGTGCACAGCGGTCACAGCCGGTGgccagcaccagggctgccctggaggggcACACAAAGGGgtgctcctgcttccctgggTGCTTGGGGACAATGGGTACATCCTGCTTATGACCAGGATGCTTTTGAGCCCTCATGTCCCATGCTGACCATCcatgggcactgcagggctggaagcacaATCAAACACAGCAGCTGATCTTGGCAGCACAACCCAAAGGGTTCCCACCACAGGCATCCTCCTCTCCATACTCATTTCCAAATCCATTATGATTTATTTATGAATTTACCTAAttgcattttggttttaatcCACCTCTGGCAGGTGTCCATCTTTAAACAGAGTCCTCAAGGGAAAAACATCCCTGGGTGATTCCAGCCAGCCACTTGtgtgccagctcagagcctggcACGGCTGCCTCCCTGCAACCTGAGCGTGCTTTGGGGAACGCTTCCCTCGGGGAAAACATCTCTAAAAAGGGAAATGATGTGATCCCACAGGAGGGTGACCTGTGGTGATGTGAGCTCTGAGAATAGTGACAGCAGCAGCGGGAAATGCTGGCTGCCAGATGACCCTCCACACTGCTCCCAGCTCGCcccttctgagcagcagcttgACAGTCAGGGATGCAGCTaaggaaaaggaattaatttccCTTGGAGGGAGAGTTAATCCCTGTTAGTGCAGATGCACAGGCAGAAAGAACAGAGTTACAAATACAGCAGGCTGCATAAAACAGAGCTCCTTCTTGCTCCTCCCAGCGTGCTCCCTGAGCTCAGTGAGCAGAcccactgccagcagggagACCAGCAGCAGCCGTGCAGGAGACAGCAGCCTTGAGCCCTCACCCCACCGTGTGCAACACACACCAGGGGGACAGCACACACCAGGGGGACAGCACAcaccagggggacagcagggcagcctggctgctcagccTCCTCCCTCGCTGCCTTTTAACCACAGCCAGGGCCGCCAAGCACCTGCTCTCAGGCTGTGCCCACGGGCTGAGCTCTATGTTCTCAGGCTGTGCTCTCAGGCTGTGCTCTCAGGCTGTGCCCTATGCTCTCAGGCTGTGAACTGTGCTCTCAGGCTGTGATCTATGCTCTCAGGCTGTGCTCTCAGGCTGTGAACTGTGCTCTCAGGCTGTGATCTATGCTCTCAGGCTGTGCCCTATGCTCTCAGGCTGTGAACTGTGCTCTCAGGCTGTGCTCTCAGGCTGTGCGCTCAGGCTGTGATCTATGTTCTCAGGCTGTGCTCTCAGGCTGTGCCCTATGCTCTCAGGCTGTGCCCTATGCTCTCAGGCTGTGAACTGTGCTCTCAGGCTGTGATCTATGTTCTCAGGCTGTGCTCTCAGGCTGTGCCCTATGCTCTCAGGCTGTGCCCTATGCTCTCAGGCTGTGAACTGTGCTCTCAGGCTGTGATCTATGCTCTCAGGCTGTGATCTATGCTCTCAGGCTGTGCTCTCAGGCTGTGATCTATGTTTTCAGGCTGTGCTCTCAGGCTGTGCCCACGGGCTGTGCCCCAAGCTCACGGCAGCCGGCAGCCTGTCCCTGGCTCCCCGCCCACGCCGCTGCAGCACCGATAAGGTGCTGAAAACACTGTCAGGCCTTTCAGATAAGAAAGATTGGGAGcgagggagagcagagcactgaCACTTGTCAGGGCTGTAGCGAGGGTGATAAGCCAGGTGCGGGAGGCCAGCAGGGGAGCGTGGGCACCGTATGCCCTGAGCCAGAGGCCAAGTcatctgcagccagcagctgcagctctgcacctcTCCCCAgtgctcaggggctgtgctcccaccATGCTAATGTCTTCTGGGCACACACTAACAGCTCCGTGGCACCCTTGCTGCTGCCATGATCATTCCTAAATATTCCAATTTCCTTCTGCAAGCGAGGGTCAGAAGTAGAATGGCAGCCTGAACCTGCTGTGCAATCACTCAGTCACTCCTCATTCTTCCCATCACAAAGATACCACATTACCAGCCCAGGTGAAACCTGCATTATTTGCTTTCACAAGGAAAGTATTTCCCACCAAGAAGACATAATAAATGATAGCACTTGTGAGAGTAAGTTACACCAGCCAGCTCCTACCTCCAGCCTGTCTGTCCTCATCAGCTTctgggcagcggcggcggcggcggcgggaacCGGCACGCCGGGGTTCCCTGTCACCAGCATCGGGGCCGTGGGCAGGATCTCAGCAGGGACCAGGCCTGGGGACACGGGCCCCAGGTAGGGGTTGAAGGCGGCTGATGCGTTGGTGGCTAAGCTCGGTGCAACGGAAAACATTGGCTGCAAGTGGAGACAGGGAAACAGACACTTAACATTTGCTGTGCAGCAGCCTGCCACGCTGTCACCAGAACAGCTCTCCAGCATCGCCTGGAGCTGAACGAGGCGAGTTTCTGCTGCTAACTGGAAAGGAGCATTTGTTGTGTTTGTGGTCATGGGCAACACCCGTGCAGTTGTTGCACCTGAGCAAGAGCACGGGACTGGGATCCCCACCAGCCTCTGCTggctctcctcctccagcttccctgcaCACTCACAGCAcatggcagctcctggagcaaaCCCACAATGGGTCCACACTCCAGCAATGCCATAATGAATGACAGACACtctatggggtcacagagagtCTGGGGCTCTTGGGGAAAAGGCAACTGAGAGCCCTGACAAAGCACCAACCCCACTCGACTTCAGGCACAGGCAAAAGCTTTTCTGACCCTGGTGCAACTAGAGCTGGCTCAGGAACTCCTGAGGTTTCACAGCCACAATCCTCCCGTTTTACAGAATCCAACAGGCTGGCCATGCAGATAACCAGACACACTTCATCAGGGAGATCCTTTATTTAGGCTAAAACATTGAACCAGTGGAAGAAAGTGCACATGCAAACATGACTTtactttgtttgtttgcatGTTTCCAAAAAAGAGTCAAGTGCCCTTGTGGGTGTGAAGATAATTGGGGGTAGAGCCCAAATAATGATGTGAAAACCTAACATAGAGCTGCTACATTGAGGCAAGGATTAAATAACTCTCCTGCCCCCAAATGCAGTGTAACTGCCAAATAAAATTCAGTTGGACTTTTTGTCTTTCACTATCTAAATAAGGCAGTTACTCAAGGCATTTAGGTTCTTTTCCCCAACTAATTTTTAGGAGGAAAAGCAACTACAGAGTTAACACAACTCTTTCTCTGTTTCACATCAATTTAAGGCAGACAGCAGAGAACAGCACATGTTTCTGTATTCCTGAGGAAATGACTGAATTGTTTGGAAGCAAGAGACATTGGAAGTAATGAACAAAAACATGCAGGGATTACTGGAGAAAACAGAACGAGAGTTGTGTAAATGGGTATAATTTCTGTAATGCTTATGACTCTTCATCCATGTGAATGAAAAACAACCTGGCAAATATTAcaggaaattaaatattatCCTTAAATACTCTATTAATTAACTGCACTTTTCATTGGGTTATCAGCTATGTAATAATGAACTTCAAAATAGAACCAGTCTGTTAGTGTGTAACTTCAGAGATGTTGGCGTTTGATTTCAGCCCAATACACTCAAACAGACACCTGTGTGCCTGCTGTACAGCAAATAAGACTAGCCCATTTATTTTCTACTGAGCTTATTTTCTAGCAATATAAATATCCTGCAGCTTTTTGACCACTGCAGAATAACAGCATGTTATCAgagccagctggcattgctcTGAAGCTCACAGGGACATTGTGATGTGCTGCCCACTCCAAGTGGGGACACCCCCCTGTCCTACAGCCCCATCAGCacatggcactgctgggccagggcacagagccaccccagctctctgctgctgggtgggCTCATACTGACTGATGCACTAGCCGTGGTCAAGCTGAGCCTAACTCCCCCTAAACTAAAGCTCAATTCCAGTAAGCAATTCTCTGGGCAAGTTCCCTTGAGTGAAGGGAAAACACCCAGTGGGCATCTTCTCAGAGCCAGGAGTTTCCTAGATTACATAATATTGCAAAGGAAACTAAAATATCCTGCAGAACACTCGCTTGCCAAACTCTGAGAATAAAGCTGCGAAAGATAAATTAACCCAAGAttactgaaataattaaaaacattacTTCAGGCACGGCAGAATTAAGCAACACAAAGACATACAGAGGGGCATTTCAGTGATTTCAGAGGGGCATTTCAGTTGATTCCTCTCCCATTCCCGACCCTCATGGGATTTCCCTGGTGTGCaagcctgtgctgcctgcactcagcccagctcctgagggaccCCTGGAGTGCACGTACCACGGGCTGCAGCGGGGCTCCGGGCATCATGGCATTGGCCAGCTGCATCTGCTGGGCCAGCATGGCCATGTTCTTCTGCTGGATCAGGTTATTGCGGCCATTGATCTCCAGCTGCGTTTTTAAGTGTGGTGGTGGGTGCAGATATTTGCAGTTTTCCCTTGAACATCGACCCTGAAGAAGAGAATGGACACAGTAGGATTAGAAGCTGCATATTTGTTCCTCATGCCATGGGCTAAAGCAAACACAAGCAAACACA
This portion of the Haemorhous mexicanus isolate bHaeMex1 chromosome 10, bHaeMex1.pri, whole genome shotgun sequence genome encodes:
- the MBNL1 gene encoding muscleblind-like protein 1 isoform X7, whose product is MAVSVTPIRDTKWLTLEVCREFQRGTCSRPDTECKFAHPSKSCQVENGRVIACFDSLKGRCSRENCKYLHPPPHLKTQLEINGRNNLIQQKNMAMLAQQMQLANAMMPGAPLQPVPMFSVAPSLATNASAAFNPYLGPVSPGLVPAEILPTAPMLVTGNPGVPVPAAAAAAAQKLMRTDRLEVCREYQRGNCNRGENDCRFAHPADSAMIDTNDNTVTVCMDYIKGRCSREKCKYFHPPAHLQAKIKAAQYQVNQAAAAQAAATAAAMTQSAVKSLKRPLEATFDLGIPQAVLPPLPKRPALEKTNGATAVFNTGIFQYQQALANMQLQQHTAFLPPVPMVHGATPATVSAATTSATSVPFAATATANQIPIISAEHLTSHKYVTQM
- the MBNL1 gene encoding muscleblind-like protein 1 isoform X6, whose product is MAVSVTPIRDTKWLTLEVCREFQRGTCSRPDTECKFAHPSKSCQVENGRVIACFDSLKGRCSRENCKYLHPPPHLKTQLEINGRNNLIQQKNMAMLAQQMQLANAMMPGAPLQPVPMFSVAPSLATNASAAFNPYLGPVSPGLVPAEILPTAPMLVTGNPGVPVPAAAAAAAQKLMRTDRLEVCREYQRGNCNRGENDCRFAHPADSAMIDTNDNTVTVCMDYIKGRCSREKCKYFHPPAHLQAKIKAAQYQVNQAAAAQAAATAAAMTQSAVKSLKRPLEATFDLGIPQAVLPPLPKRPALEKTNGATAVFNTGIFQYQQALANMQLQQHTAFLPPGSILCMTPATSVVPMVHGATPATVSAATTSATSVPFAATATANQEYESKALPRK
- the MBNL1 gene encoding muscleblind-like protein 1 isoform X15, coding for MAVSVTPIRDTKWLTLEVCREFQRGTCSRPDTECKFAHPSKSCQVENGRVIACFDSLKGRCSRENCKYLHPPPHLKTQLEINGRNNLIQQKNMAMLAQQMQLANAMMPGAPLQPVPMFSVAPSLATNASAAFNPYLGPVSPGLVPAEILPTAPMLVTGNPGVPVPAAAAAAAQKLMRTDRLEVCREYQRGNCNRGENDCRFAHPADSAMIDTNDNTVTVCMDYIKGRCSREKCKYFHPPAHLQAKIKAAQYQVNQAAAAQAAATAAAMGIPQAVLPPLPKRPALEKTNGATAVFNTGIFQYQQALANMQLQQHTAFLPPDTHNICRTSD